A window from Aeromonas rivipollensis encodes these proteins:
- a CDS encoding DUF488 domain-containing protein produces MALAIVRLGSPRLEGEGLRIGTVRRPPRGVPKSDFASQDWYDVWFPNLAPSPDTMKLGQAAETPAQWAAFCKQYKAEMASPAARHDLALLAALSHQTQLSVGCYCEQESRCHRAVLRALLAECGALLR; encoded by the coding sequence ATGGCCCTCGCCATAGTCCGCCTCGGCAGCCCCCGTCTCGAGGGTGAAGGCTTACGCATCGGCACAGTGCGCCGTCCGCCTCGCGGCGTGCCCAAGAGCGATTTTGCCAGCCAGGATTGGTACGACGTCTGGTTCCCCAACCTGGCCCCCAGTCCCGACACCATGAAGCTGGGCCAGGCCGCCGAGACCCCGGCCCAGTGGGCCGCCTTCTGCAAGCAGTACAAGGCAGAGATGGCGAGCCCCGCTGCCCGCCACGATCTGGCGCTGCTGGCGGCCCTCTCCCACCAGACCCAGCTGTCGGTAGGCTGTTATTGCGAGCAGGAGTCCCGCTGCCATCGCGCCGTGCTCAGGGCATTGCTGGCAGAGTGCGGCGCACTGCTGCGCTGA
- the rcsF gene encoding Rcs stress response system protein RcsF — protein MKRLILMMPLIASGCADFAFNSNLDKENFDEYFKPGGVRIYEQNQLADLNYLYLGTVEGESCQADANQAVPNAGEARTLARRRVADMGGNGVSFDKCAEFSDVPGCLKQVICYGQALKVAEEK, from the coding sequence ATGAAACGCCTGATCCTGATGATGCCCCTGATTGCCTCCGGTTGTGCCGACTTCGCCTTCAACAGCAATCTGGACAAGGAAAACTTCGACGAGTATTTCAAGCCGGGCGGCGTCCGGATCTATGAGCAGAACCAGCTCGCCGACCTCAACTACCTCTACCTCGGCACAGTCGAGGGCGAATCCTGCCAGGCCGACGCCAACCAGGCGGTGCCCAATGCTGGTGAGGCCCGCACTCTAGCTCGTCGCCGCGTGGCGGACATGGGCGGCAACGGCGTCAGCTTCGACAAGTGCGCCGAATTCAGCGACGTGCCGGGTTGCCTGAAACAGGTGATCTGCTACGGCCAGGCGCTGAAAGTGGCCGAAGAGAAGTAA